The segment CCGTGTGGCTCCGCGACCCAAACGGCGTTACTTATTTGCGGTGGTCTCCACGGTGGGGTATGGACACCGCGCCAGACAGGAACGTCCTGTTCGTCGTCATGGACACGGTGCGGAAGGACCACCTGTCGTGTTACGGCTACGACCGCGACACCACCCCCGGACTCGACGGCTTCGCCGACGAAGCCGCCGTGTACGAGGAGGCGGTCGCCGCCGCGCCCTGGACACTTCCCTCCCACGCCTCGATGTTCACTGGATTGTACCCCGGCGACCACGGCGCAACCCAGGAGAACCCGTATCTCGAAGGACACGCCACCCCCGCGCAGTCCCTCGACGACCACGCGAGCTCGTGTTACTCCTCGAACGCGTGGATCACGCCCTACACCCGACTGACCGACGGGTTCGACGACCAGGACAACTTCTTCGAGGTGATGCCAGGCGACTTCCTCTCGGGCCCGCTCGCGCGCGCCTGGAAGACGATGAACGACAACGAACGCCTCCGGAAGCTCGCCGACCGGATCGTCGAGATCGGCAACGTCTTCCACGAACGCCTCGCGGGCGGCGGCGGTGCGGACTCGAAGACACCCGCCGTCATCGACCGGACCATCGAGTTCATCGACGAGAGCGAGGAGCCCTTCTTCTCGTTCGTGAACCTGATGGACGCCCACCTGCCGTATCATCCGCCCGAAGAGCACAGAGAACAGTTCGCGCCGGGGGTCGACTCCACCCAGGTCTGCCAGAACTCGAAGGAGTACAACGCCGGCGCGCGCGACATTTCGGAAGCGGAGTGGGAGTCGATCCGGGGGCTCTACGACGCTGAGATCCACCACGTCGACGCCCAGCTCCACCGGTTGTTCAAGTGGATGCGCGCCAACGACGAGTGGGAGGACACCCTCGTCATCGTCTGTGCCGACCACGGCGAGCTCCACGGCGAACACGACCTCTACGGCCACGAGTTCGGCGTCTACGACCCGATCGTGAACGTCCCGCTGATGGTGAAACACCCCGACCTCGAACCGGGGCGATACGACGAGCAGGTCGAACTCGTCGACCTCTATCACACGGTGCTCGACCACGCCGGGGCCGAGGGCAAGGGCGTCACGTTCGACCCGAACCGATCCCTGCTCTCCGAGTCCCATCGCACGTTCGACGGCGGCGAGAACGCGTTCGTGGAGTACTATCGACCCGTCGTCGAG is part of the Halococcus hamelinensis 100A6 genome and harbors:
- a CDS encoding sulfatase-like hydrolase/transferase yields the protein MDTAPDRNVLFVVMDTVRKDHLSCYGYDRDTTPGLDGFADEAAVYEEAVAAAPWTLPSHASMFTGLYPGDHGATQENPYLEGHATPAQSLDDHASSCYSSNAWITPYTRLTDGFDDQDNFFEVMPGDFLSGPLARAWKTMNDNERLRKLADRIVEIGNVFHERLAGGGGADSKTPAVIDRTIEFIDESEEPFFSFVNLMDAHLPYHPPEEHREQFAPGVDSTQVCQNSKEYNAGARDISEAEWESIRGLYDAEIHHVDAQLHRLFKWMRANDEWEDTLVIVCADHGELHGEHDLYGHEFGVYDPIVNVPLMVKHPDLEPGRYDEQVELVDLYHTVLDHAGAEGKGVTFDPNRSLLSESHRTFDGGENAFVEYYRPVVELNQLESKAAEAGIDLPKDSRFYSRMRAARRPDAKYVHNERIADEAYRLDTDPGEHDDLAGEDDPAIAAVADALREFEADRDPWGTVEGGSDDEVLSEMGGDAKQRLEDLGYIE